One genomic segment of Musa acuminata AAA Group cultivar baxijiao chromosome BXJ3-3, Cavendish_Baxijiao_AAA, whole genome shotgun sequence includes these proteins:
- the LOC135633530 gene encoding NADP-dependent malic enzyme-like: MLSLNRSGFLRCDEKQGLLVSQRRRMPLAPAGVRCAARGGGELNGRGITVDNTVKELRGEAEPVLEPKSGGGVVEDAHGEDGDVEEQFIMPWTVSVASGYSLLRNPQHNKGLAFNGKERDAHYLRGLLPPACVTQELQEKKIMHNLRQYQVPLQRYVSMMDLQERNEKLFYKLLIDHVEELLPIVYTPTVGEACQKYGSIFGHPQGLYISLNERGKILEVLRNWPERNIQVIVVTDGERILGLGDLGCQGMGIPVGKLALYTALGGLRPSACLPVTIDVGTNNEQLLKDEFYIGLRRRRATGQEYADLMHEFMTAVKQRYGEKVLIQFEDFANHNAFELLAKYRKTHLVFNDDIQGTASVVLAGLFAALNIVGGTLAEHSFLFLGAGEAGTGIAELIAREMSKQTKAPLEETRKKIWMVDSKGLIVSSRKESLQHFKKPWAHDHEPVGNLLDAVKAIKPTVLIGSSGVGRTFTKEVVEAMATFNEKPIILALSNPTTQSECSAEEAYTWSKGRAIFASGSPFDPVEYDEKIFVPGQANNAYIFPGFGLGLVISGATRVHDDMLLAASEALAQQVTQENLDKGLIYPPFSNIRKISAHIAANVAAKAYELGLASRLPCPKDLVKYAESCMYNPVYRSYR, translated from the exons ATGCTCTCGCTAAATCGAAGCGGCTTCTTG CGATGCGACGAGAAGCAAGGCCTGCTTGTGTCGCAGAGGCGGCGGATGCCGCTGGCGCCGGCGGGGGTGCGGTGCGCGGCGAGGGGCGGAGGGGAGCTGAATGGGAGGGGGATCACGGTGGACAACACGGTCAAGGAGCTCAGGGGCGAGGCCGAGCCGGTGCTCGAGCCCAAGTCCGGCGGAGGCGTCGTGGAGGACGCGCACGGTGAGGACGGGGACGTGGAGGAGCAGTTCATCATGCCGTGGACCGTCTCCGTCGCCAG TGGTTACTCGTTGTTGCGGAATCCACAACACAACAAAGGGCTCGCTTTCAATGGGAAAGAGAGGGATGCCCACTACTTGCGAGGCCTCCTGCCTCCAGCATGTGTTACGCAAGAGCTTCAG GAGAAAAAGATTATGCACAATCTTCGCCAATACCAGGTGCCCCTGCAACGTTATGTGTCCATGATGGATCTTCAG GAGAGAAACGAGAAGCTCTTTTACAAGCTGCTAATTGACCATGTTGAGGAGTTACTTCCAATTGTTTACACTCCTACTGTTGGTGAGGCTTGCCAGAAGTATGGCTCCATCTTTGGGCATCCTCAGGGTCTCTACATCAGTTTGAACGAGAG GGGGAAGATTCTCGAAGTCTTGAGAAACTGGCCCGAAAGGAACATCCAAGTTATTGTGGTCACAGATGGTGAGCGGATTTTGGGTCTCGGAGACCTTGGCTGCCAG GGAATGGGAATTCCTGTGGGCAAGCTTGCTCTATATACTGCTCTTGGGGGTCTGCGTCCATCTGCT TGCTTACCTGTCACTATTGATGTGGGGACCAACAATGAGCAGCTACTTAAGGATGAGTTCTATATTGGACTGCGCCGAAGAAGAGCTACTGGTCAG GAATATGCTGATTTGATGCATGAGTTCATGACTGCTGTGAAGCAGAGGTATGGGGAGAAAGTGCTCATTCAG tttGAAGACTTTGCTAACCATAATGCATTTGAACTGCTTGCCAAATATCGTAAAACGCATCTCGTGTTCAATGATGACATCCAG GGCACAGCTTCTGTGGTTCTTGCTGGGCTTTTTGCAGCTTTGAATATAGTTGGTGGAACTCTGGCGGAGCACAGTTTCTTATTCCTTGGTGCTGGGGAG GCTGGTACCGGTATCGCAGAACTCATAGCACGTGAGATGTCAAAACAG ACAAAAGCTCCATTGGAAGAGACTCGGAAGAAAATTTGGATGGTGGATTCAAAG GGCTTAATTGTGAGCTCACGCAAGGAATCTCTTCAGCACTTTAAGAAACCTTGGGCGCATGACCATGAACCTGTCGGTAATCTCTTGGATGCTGTCAAG GCTATAAAGCCAACTGTATTAATTGGCTCCTCTGGAGTGGGAAGAACTTTCACAAAGGAGGTGGTTGAAGCCATGGCCACATTTAATGAG AAGCCCATAATTTTGGCTCTCTCCAACCCGACCACACAGTCCGAGTGTAGTGCAGAAGAAGCATACACGTGGAGTAAG GGTCGAGCAATATTTGCTAGTGGGAGCCCGTTCGATCCAGTTGAATATGATGAAAAGATTTTTGTGCCTGGCCAG GCAAACAATGCCTATATTTTCCCAGGATTTGGCCTCGGGTTGGTTATCTCTGGAGCTACCCGTGTGCATGATGACATGCTCCTTGCAGCCT CGGAAGCGTTGGCCCAACAGGTGACACAAGAGAACTTGGATAAAGGATTGATCTATCCACCCTTCTCAAATATTAGGAAGATATCTGCTCATATTGCCGCTAACGTCGCTGCTAAAGCATATGAACTTG GTCTGGCAAGTCGGCTCCCATGTCCCAAGGACCTGGTGAAGTACGCAGAGAGCTGCATGTACAACCCTGTTTACCGCAGTTACAGATGA